Proteins co-encoded in one Arachis hypogaea cultivar Tifrunner chromosome 13, arahy.Tifrunner.gnm2.J5K5, whole genome shotgun sequence genomic window:
- the LOC112732721 gene encoding putative disease resistance RPP13-like protein 1 has product MVAFLLSAFVQALLQVLLDRLASRQILKLFRQKISAANEAQAAAEKLKFQLLSVNTVLDDAEEKQIVNPYVKIWLDELREVIYKAQDVLDQIALEVDRSYKAMDRVREFLHITNKLTSSLVEINSRIQILRDQKDCLGLKEQLEKRSSLYSSGTDLLYVPTTRIVDESKVFGRDNDKKQIIQKMKDAMEQKVEPVCVVAIVGMAGVGKTTLSQLLFNDGGVVQMFDTLSWVQVSGESDVVHLTKKVCGSVSESLDALQVQLNEKLKTQRMLLVLDDFWSLNSFDWDLFKMVFANAMPGSVILATMRNKNVADTMHAAVTYPLSPLYKNCWDIFAYYAFGNRSPEPDTSDPALVEIGKRIATKCKGLPLAAKVLGSLLRSVTDVGEWNNILQSKMWDLPANKSNILPALRLSYQLLPSYLKACFAYCSLFPKGYDIDKQNLIHLWMAEGFLQPSKTKTMHRVGEEYLQELLSRSLLQRSTKSESCVAMHDLISDLAQYVGGEFFHSIEEGNFQMIPEKVRHLSFSKGLPDKPPNYFSQLRTFLSFREANSSASGALTNQFFYGLIPTFERVRVLSLPDYPISTLHSIGHMKHLRYLNLSGTMIEELPEFASSLYHLQILLLSNCVYLKSLPKDMENLTDLLQLDVTGAPLKEMPPNFGRLKLLRHLTTFVVSESARSSITELGALSQLHGSLSIVNLQYVNDGKDALGANLIEKTFLDELVLKWTKTIHDVENEAITLYNLKPCTNLKKLEIENYGGNTFPDWLGNPSFSNLVSVKLIHCSFCLSLPPLGQLSSMKTLLIEKMTWLETVDFEFYGNRNSPFRSLETLTFKNMPSWKKWLPSDDVQEHFPSLKELHILSCPKFAGNLPQHLGSLEKLVIVDCSIVTDSLPRVPLLKELELTNCNSLVSLPEEMMWGNQQMTKVTICNCQLLQSLRTLEHVGRLELLHINECRELVLFSSLHDLHRYQAIEALHLKDSCHTLQVFLLSSFGALQDLHIQGCPNLQSLEISSDSTENLSHLKKVQLKDCPKLVSFPSGGFPTNLQELSICNCDELLPEAGSSLRQMTSLAYLEIKGKLIGLDSFPDGGLLPSCLTDLHIIGFEDLKSLSHAGLQHLVSLKSLMIESCKKLDSLPAEGLPASLSKLDIVDCPLLAPLCQPTGSYWSLISHIRDRNIVRRNDI; this is encoded by the coding sequence ATGGTGGCCTTCCTGTTGAGTGCATTCGTTCAAGCACTCTTGCAAGTCTTGCTGGACAGGTTGGCTTCTCGTCAAATTCTGAAACTGTTTCGTCAGAAAATTTCAGCAGCAAATGAAGCACAAGCAGCAGCCGAGAAGCTGAAATTCCAACTGCTATCGGTGAATACAGTACTTGATGATGCAGAGGAGAAGCAGATCGTCAATCCATATGTCAAGATATGGCTTGATGAGCTTCGAGAAGTTATCTACAAGGCGCAGGACGTTCTAGACCAAATTGCTCTTGAAGTTGACCGATCATACAAGGCCATGGACAGGGTAAGAGAATTCTTGCATATTACCAATAAGTTGACTTCTAGTCTTGTTGAGATAAACAGTAGAATACAAATTTTAAGGGATCAAAAAGATTGCTTAGGCCTCAAAGAACAACTAGAAAAGCGATCTAGCCTGTATTCAAGTGGTACTGATCTATTGTATGTACCGACAACCCGTATAGTAGATGAGTCCAAGGTATTTGGCAGAGATAATGACAAAAAGCAAATCATTCAAAAAATGAAAGATGCGATGGAGCAGAAAGTGGAACCTGTATGTGTTGTTGCAATTGTTGGGATGGCAGGGGTCGGAAAGACCACTTTGTCTCAGCTCTTGTTCAACGATGGTGGGGTGGTGCAGATGTTCGACACGCTGTCTTGGGTTCAAGTTTCGGGGGAATCCGATGTGGTCCACTTAACCAAGAAGGTTTGCGGGTCAGTAAGTGAGAGCTTGGACGCGCTTCAAGTCCAGCTAAATGAGAAGCTGAAAACACagaggatgttgcttgttttagATGATTTTTGGTCCTTGAACTCTTTTGATTGGGACCTTTTCAAAATGGTATTTGCCAATGCAATGCCTGGAAGTGTTATTCTTGCCACCATGCGCAATAAAAATGTTGCAGATACCATGCATGCTGCTGTCACTTATCCACTTTCCCCACTATATAAGAATTGCTGGGACATCTTTGCCTACTATGCTTTTGGAAACAGAAGCCCTGAACCTGATACATCTGATCCAGCTTTGGTGGAGattggcaaaagaatagcaacAAAATGCAAAGGTCTTCCTTTAGCAGCAAAAGTTCTGGGGAGTCTTTTACGTTCAGTGACTGATGTTGGAGAATGGAACAACATACTGCAAAGTAAAATGTGGGATCTGCCAGCTAACAAGAGCAACATATTACCTGCATTGAGATTGAGCTATCAGCTTCTCCCTTCGTATTTGAAGGCCTGCTTTGCTTATTGTTCTCTGTTTCCAAAGGGATATGATATTGATAAGCAGAACCTAATCCATTTATGGATGGCTGAGGGTTTTCTGCAACCATCAAAGACTAAAACGATGCACAGAGTTGGTGAGGAATACTTGCAGGAACTGTTGTCAAGGTCACTACTACAACGATCAACCAAGAGTGAGTCATGTGTTGCAATGCATGACCTCATAAGTGACTTAGCACAATACGTGGGGGGCGAGTTTTTCCACTCCATTGAGGAAGGTAACTTTCAGATGATCCCAGAGAAAGTTCGTCACCTGTCATTCTCAAAAGGTCTGCCTGATAAACCTCCAAATTATTTTTCACAGTTAAGAACCTTTCTATCATTTAGAGAGGCAAACTCTAGTGCATCTGGTGCATTaactaatcaatttttttatggaTTGATACCAACATTTGAGCGTGTTCGTGTTCTTTCTTTGCCTGATTATCCAATTTCTACGTTGCATAGTATTGGGCACATGAAACATTTGCGGTATCTGAATCTTTCTGGCACAATGATTGAAGAATTACCAGAATTCGCAAGTTCCTTGTATCATCTACAAATCCTGCTGCTATCAAACTGTGTTTATCTCAAAAGTTTGCCCAAAGATATGGAGAATTTGACTGATTTACTCCAGCTTGATGTTACCGGTGCTCCCTTAAAAGAAATGCCACCAAATTTTGGTAGATTGAAGCTTCTTCGGCATCTTACTACCTTTGTTGTGAGCGAAAGCGCAAGATCAAGCATTACTGAGTTGGGAGCTCTATCTCAACTTCATGGTTCACTTTCAATTGTGAATCTACAGTATGTCAATGATGGCAAGGATGCACTAGGGGCCAACTTGATTGAGAAGACATTTCTTGACGAGCTGGTGTTAAAATGGACCAAGACTATCCATGATGTAGAAAATGAAGCAATCACTCTTTACAACCTGAAGCCATGCACAAATCTGAAGAAGCTTGAGATAGAAAACTATGGTGGTAACACATTCCCAGATTGGTTAGGCAACCCTTCATTCTCTAACTTGGTGTCTGTAAAACTCATTCATTGCAGCTTCTGCTTGAGTTTGCCACCACTTGGGCAATTATCCTCCATGAAGACACTCCTGATAGAAAAAATGACATGGCTAGAAACCGTGGATTTTGAATTCTATGGAAATAGAAATTCACCCTTCAGGTCCCTTGAAACTTTGACGTTTAAGAACATGCCTAGTTGGAAGAAGTGGCTGCCATCAGATGATGTTCAAGAGCACTTCCCTTCTCTTAAAGAGCTTCACATTTTGAGTTGTCCTAAATTTGCTGGGAACTTACCCCAACATTTGGGTTCTTTGGAAAAACTAGTCATTGTTGACTGTAGCATTGTTACCGACTCACTTCCAAGGGTTCCATTGTTGAAAGAACTGGAGCTAACTAATTGTAATTCATTGGTTTCCCTGCCTGAAGAAATGatgtgggggaaccaacaaatgACCAAGGTGACTATATGCAATTGTCAGTTGCTTCAATCTCTGCGTACTCTTGAACATGTCGGAAGGTTAGAGTTACTTCACATCAACGAGTGTAGGGAATTAGTTCTTTTTTCATCACTGCATGACTTGCACCGTTATCAAGCAATTGAGGCTTTGCACTTGAAAGACAGTTGTCACACGCTGCAAGTGTTTCTCTTATCTTCTTTTGGGGCCCTTCAGGATCTCCATATACAAGGCTGTCCTAATCTTCAATCTCTTGAGATATCAAGCGATTCTACTGAGAATTTGTCGCACCTTAAGAAGGTGCAGCTAAAGGACTGCCCCAAGCTAGTGTCTTTCCCGAGTGGAGGGTTTCCTACTAATCTTCAAGAGTTATCAATTTGCAACTGTGACGAATTGTTGCCCGAAGCAGGGTCTAGTCTTCGTCAAATGACATCGCTTGCGTACTTGGAGATTAAGGGGAAGTTGATTGGTTTAGATTCATTTCCAGATGGAGGACTGCTTCCATCTTGCTTAACTGATCTTCATATCATAGGATTTGAAGATCTCAAGTCTCTGAGTCATGCTGGTCTTCAACACCTTGTCTCTCTCAAAAGTCTGATGATTGAAAGTTGCAAGAAGCTAGACTCTCTACCTGCGGAGGGGCTTCCAGCTTCCTTATCAAAACTTGATATTGTGGATTGTCCATTGCTTGCTCCTCTCTGTCAGCCTACAGGAAGCTATTGGTCCCTCATTTCCCATATCCGCGACAGAAACATTGTGCGAAGAAATGATATCTAG